In the genome of Candoia aspera isolate rCanAsp1 chromosome 1, rCanAsp1.hap2, whole genome shotgun sequence, one region contains:
- the GPR75 gene encoding probable G-protein coupled receptor 75 — MCHCRGSSSSQPRTHSPRAETPEWLRCRRGRGKGPRSSAREILCLGGEDSSEPAAASAPRGAARSATSFQQARAARLAWLAASTRSLPFLRHKYRRETADGVEPLPPAGDDFTLRQPQPPLERPSAPGADGRARRVAPAASAEPALGLTKHGPQTTNAKFTILKCQDSRGLPSVMMNLTEWAETKWTDRSNSSAQLTPPSWGSNDSFSFQGDLQEIIHTATLVTCTFLLAVIFCLGSYGNLIVFLSFFDPAFRKFRTNFDFMILNLSFCDLFICGVTAPMFTFALFLDSAAGIPDAFCFTFHLTSSGFIIMSLKTVAVIALHRLSMVLGKQPNRTASFPCTLLLTLLLWATSFTLATLATMRTHKSRLCLPISSLVSGEGKIIPYLYVIDFICCVTVVSVSYIMIAQALRKNAQVRKCPPIITVDASRPQPFAGALATGCTDGVRCTVPALYRNQNYNKLQHIQTQAYMKNFGQLSASAASRFQLVSMINLSTAKDSKAVVTCIIIVLSVLVCCLPLGISLIQDVLSRNSGIVLYQFELCGFTLFFLKSGLNPFIYSRNSAGLRRRVLWCMQYLAFVFFCCKQKTRLQAVGKGSLEANRNKSSHHETNSAYMLSPKPQKKFVDQACGPSRSKESVLSPKVSAGHQHYGGGQSSSTPMNTRIEPYYSIYNSCPSQEVSTPNSLQPSNSPFRYANSYVAMHYHTTNDLVRDYDSTSAKQIPVPSV; from the exons ATGTGCCACTGCCGTGGGTCCAGCTCTTCCCAGCCACGCACCCACTCGCCCAGGGCCGAGACGCCGGAGTGGCTTCGGTGTCGCCGAGGACGCGGAAAGGGCCCCCGGAGCAGCGCGAGGGAAATTCTCTGTCTCGGGGGGGAGGACTCCTCCGAGCCGGCCGCCGCCTCTGCCCCGCGCGGCGCAGCGAGGAGCGCGACGTCATTTCAGCAAGCGCGCGCGGCGAGGCTTGCCTGGCTTGCCGCATCGACCCGCTCCCTCCCTTTCCTCAGGCACAAATACCGGAGGGAGACGGCGGACGGGGTCGAGCCGCTCCCTCCCGCCGGCGATGACTTCACCCTCCGCCAGCCGCAGCCCCCATTGGAACGGCCTTCTGCCCCTGGTGCGGACGGACGCGCGAGGCGCGTGGCCCCGGCTGCCTCCGCGGAGCCCGCGCTTG GCCTCACCAAGCATGGACCTCAAACTACCAATGCAAAGTTCACAATTTTGAAGTGCCAGGACAGCAGAGGGTTACCTTCTGTGATGATGAACCTGACGGAGTGGGCTGAAACGAAGTGGACAGATCGCTCAAATTCCTCAGCACAACTGACTCCACCATCTTGGGGCAGCAATGACTCCTTTTCTTTCCAAGGGGATCTCCAGGAGATAATCCACACAGCTACTTTAGTTACGTGTACCTTCCTGCTGGCTGTTATTTTCTGCTTGGGTTCTTATGGCAACCTTATTGTTTTTTTGTCCTTCTTTGACCCAGCTTTCCGGAAGTTCAGGACCAACTTTGATTTCATGATCCTCAATCTGTCCTTCTGTGACCTCTTTATCTGTGGAGTGACTGCCCCCATGTTCACCTTTGCTCTCTTTTTGGATTCTGCAGCTGGTATCCCTGATGCTTTCTGCTTTACCTTCCACCTTACCAGTTCTGGGTTTATCATCATGTCCCTCAAGACAGTGGCTGTTATTGCCCTTCACCGATTAAGCATGGTGTTAGGGAAGCAGCCCAATCGGACTGCCTCTTTCCCTTGTACTCTCTTGCTCACTCTTCTCCTCTGGGCCACAAGCTTTACTCTGGCCACTCTGGCCACCATGAGGACCCATAAATCTCGTCTTTGCCTTCCAATTTCCAGCCTGGTCAGTGGTGAGGGAAAGATCATCCCTTACTTGTATGTTATTGACTTCATATGCTGTGTAACAGTGGTTTCAGTCTCTTACATCATGATAGCCCAAGCCTTGAGGAAAAATGCCCAAGTGAGGAAATGTCCTCCCATCATCACAGTCGATGCTTCTAGGCCTCAGCCTTTTGCTGGAGCGCTTGCTACTGGATGTACTGATGGGGTACGGTGCACTGTGCCAGCTCTGTATAGAAACCAAAACTATAACAAGCTGCAGCACATCCAAACACAGGCATACATGAAGAACTTTGGCCAGTTGTCTGCATCGGCAGCCAGCAGATTCCAGTTGGTGTCCATGATTAACTTGTCCACTGCCAAGGACTCTAAAGCTGTGGTGACTTGCATTATTATTGTTCTTTCTGTTTTAGTTTGCTGCCTTCCGTTGGGCATATCTTTAATACAAGATGTTTTGTCCAGGAACAGTGGCATTGTGCTTTATCAATTTGAACTGTGTggatttacacttttttttttaaagtctggatTGAATCCTTTTATATATTCCCGTAACAGCGCTGGCTTAAGAAGGAGGGTCCTGTGGTGTATGCAATACttagcctttgtttttttttgctgtaaGCAAAAAACACGGCTTCAGGCTGTGGGCAAAGGGAGTCTGGAGGCCAACAGAAATAAATCATCCCATCATGAGACCAACTCAGCTTATATGCTATCTCCAAAGCCTCAGAAAAAGTTTGTGGATCAAGCATGTGGCCCTAGTCGTTCTAAAGAAAGTGTGCTGAGCCCTAAGGTTTCTGCTGGCCATCAGCATTATGGAGGAGGCCAGAGTAGCTCCACCCCCATGAATACCCGCATTGAACCTTATTATAGCATTTATAACAGCTGCCCTTCTCAGGAAGTGAGCACTCCCAACAGCTTGCAACCATCAAACTCTCCATTCAGGTACGCCAACTCCTACGTTGCCATGCACTATCACACAACAAATGACCTAGTGCGGGATTATGACAGTACTTCTGCTAAGCAGATACCAGTGCCCTCGGTGTAG